The proteins below come from a single Zea mays cultivar B73 chromosome 8, Zm-B73-REFERENCE-NAM-5.0, whole genome shotgun sequence genomic window:
- the LOC103635646 gene encoding NAC domain-containing protein 35, which translates to MSGDLDDGHGAAAVGNVVAAAAGGEAAAEVAVGAGAAAREAAVDAHDNDVVMPGFRFHPTEEELIEFYLRRKVEGKRFNVELIAFLDLYRFDPWELPAMAVMGGKEWFFYVPRDRKYRNGDRPNRVTASGYWKATGADRMIRGENSRPIGLKKTLVFYSGKAPKGVRSSWIMNEYRLPPPPTDADPFIPKSEISLCRVYKRSGIDDTHGQSSSSTQFASSARRTSSRTGAPTVIRHGSSPSPSSTPLSPTQQLSSFHLLQGECSSASPPAPMMDQVVTVHSAPQQLLTHPSPCTYAPATTISISTAEAVPEWAQGAEAAFASSYSLFNMAAAAGPMAAGSSRSSVDELSTLVGHSQAYANLSAATGGHLLPLLTPPPPPMLQTMPLGALPIVAPPSSSVADKLSWDWNQIPDTTGRDYNNTSGFK; encoded by the exons ATGAGCGGAGACCTCGACGACGGGCACGGCGCCGCCGCCGTCGGCAACGTTGTTGCGGCAGCAGCAGGAGGAGAGGCGGCCGCGGAGGTGGCGGTGGGTGCAGGTGCAGCAGCCCGCGAGGCGGCCGTGGACGCGCACGACAACGACGTGGTGATGCCGGGGTTCCGCTTCCACCCCACGGAGGAGGAGCTCATCGAGTTCTACCTCCGCCGCAAGGTCGAAGGGAAACGCTTCAACGTCGAGCTCATCGCCTTCCTCGACCTCTACCGCTTCGACCCGTGGGAGCTCCCAG CAATGGCGGTGATGGGCGGGAAGGAGTGGTTCTTCTACGTGCCGAGGGACCGTAAGTACCGGAACGGAGACCGGCCGAACCGGGTGACGGCGTCCGGGTACTGGAAGGCGACCGGCGCTGACCGGATGATCCGAGGCGAGAACAGCCGCCCCATCGGGCTGAAGAAGACGCTCGTGTTCTACTCCGGCAAGGCGCCTAAGGGCGTCCGCAGCAGCTGGATCATGAACGAGTACCGCCTCCCGCCACCACCTACCGACGCCGATCCTTTCATTCCCAAG TCCGAGATCTCTCTCTGCCGCGTCTACAAGCGctccggcatcgacgacacccacGGGCAGTCATCCTCCAGCACCCAATTCGCTTCCTCGGCGCGGCGGACCTCGTCCCGCACTGGTGCGCCGACGGTCATTCGTCACGgatcgtcgccgtcgccgtcgtcgaCGCCACTGTCACCGACGCAGCAGCTCAGCAGCTTCCATCTGCTCCAAGGAGAATGCTCGTCTGCGTCACCGCCGGCGCCCATGATGGACCAAGTGGTCACCGTGCACAGCGCGCCGCAGCAGCTTCTGACTCACCCAAGCCCATGTACGTACGCGCCGGCGACAACGATCTCAATCTCAACAGCGGAAGCTGTGCCGGAATGGGCACAGGGCGCGGAGGCTGCCTTTGCCTCCTCGTACTCGCTCTTCAAcatggccgccgccgccgggcctatggcggccggcaGCTCAAGGTCGTCCGTCGACGAGCTGAGCACGCTGGTTGGTCACAGCCAGGCCTACGCCAACCTCTCGGCCGCGACGGGCGGCCACCTCCTCCCATTACTgacgccgccgccaccgccaatGCTACAAACGATGCCGCTTGGTGCGCTGCCGATCGTGGCGCCGCCATCGTCTTCAGTCGCTGACAAGCTTAGCTGGGACTGGAACCAGATACCTGACACGACAGGACGGGATTACAATAACACTTCTGGTTTTAAGTGA